The proteins below come from a single Desulfovibrio litoralis DSM 11393 genomic window:
- a CDS encoding MATE family efflux transporter → MLKKFTNTKTTFNPNQELGLKQIWNLTFPQILMTIFHFGIGFTDVVVAGRISPDVQAVIGIVTQCQFVLIVIATALANASVASISQAIGARLNLRAIRYTGLSLGLGLVFCLLVLPVAIIFQQTFLNLLHVSDQLMPTTKNFWQIYLLALPAHYLLVLSNAVFRAYKAVYLPLITTFIVFLINAFLDLGFGLGWFGLPAFGANAIAWASLISVFAGAVFNFVMLIKLQLFKSESIASWRWNKAALPYLIKVAIPSAGMQLLWQIGYLVLIGITNALPKNSETAMAGMTAGMRVESMLFMPALAFNLTGAVLIGNCLGAGKKLEAKRVGLKILGLGCGTMSSFAAILWFFVPTIAAFVAPDPAVMQECMNYLKFNILSTPFTVASMILTGLLSGAGATIYPFYANSFSIWCVRLPLAYIMGHIIWKNASGVFFAMLISQMVQSSLCLYIFLFKNWTRFAQRGGNKTT, encoded by the coding sequence ATGTTAAAGAAATTTACCAATACCAAAACAACATTTAACCCCAATCAAGAACTTGGTCTTAAACAAATTTGGAACTTAACCTTTCCACAAATACTAATGACTATTTTCCATTTTGGTATTGGTTTTACCGATGTGGTTGTTGCCGGACGTATCAGCCCCGATGTTCAGGCAGTAATCGGAATAGTAACACAATGTCAGTTTGTGCTTATAGTAATCGCTACGGCATTGGCAAACGCCTCAGTAGCCTCTATAAGCCAAGCTATCGGTGCAAGACTTAATCTAAGGGCAATTCGTTATACCGGTCTATCGTTAGGTTTAGGGCTTGTTTTTTGTCTTTTGGTCTTACCTGTTGCTATCATCTTTCAACAAACTTTTCTAAACTTGTTGCATGTTTCTGACCAGTTAATGCCCACAACAAAAAACTTTTGGCAAATCTATCTTTTAGCATTACCCGCCCACTATTTACTCGTTTTGAGCAACGCAGTTTTTAGGGCATACAAAGCCGTTTATCTTCCACTTATTACTACATTTATAGTATTTTTGATCAACGCCTTTTTAGATCTTGGTTTTGGACTTGGTTGGTTTGGATTGCCTGCTTTTGGGGCAAACGCAATTGCTTGGGCAAGCTTAATTTCAGTCTTTGCCGGAGCTGTCTTTAACTTTGTAATGCTCATAAAACTCCAATTATTTAAAAGCGAATCCATTGCCAGTTGGCGTTGGAACAAAGCAGCTCTTCCTTATTTGATAAAAGTTGCCATACCCTCTGCCGGAATGCAACTTTTATGGCAAATCGGCTACCTTGTGTTAATTGGAATAACCAACGCATTGCCGAAAAACAGCGAAACCGCTATGGCGGGAATGACCGCCGGTATGCGTGTTGAATCAATGTTATTCATGCCGGCTTTGGCTTTTAACTTAACCGGAGCCGTCTTAATCGGAAATTGCCTCGGAGCAGGGAAAAAACTTGAAGCCAAAAGAGTCGGGTTAAAAATCTTAGGTCTTGGTTGTGGAACAATGAGCAGTTTTGCAGCAATATTATGGTTTTTTGTTCCAACAATAGCCGCCTTTGTTGCCCCTGATCCCGCTGTTATGCAAGAATGTATGAATTATCTGAAATTTAACATTCTTTCTACGCCATTTACCGTTGCCAGCATGATTTTAACAGGCTTACTCAGCGGTGCCGGTGCAACTATTTATCCATTTTATGCCAATAGTTTTTCTATTTGGTGTGTCCGCCTACCCCTTGCCTATATCATGGGGCATATTATTTGGAAAAACGCCTCGGGAGTGTTTTTTGCCATGTTGATTTCTCAAATGGTGCAATCAAGTCTTTGTTTATATATCTTTTTATTTAAAAATTGGACAAGATTTGCACAACGTGGCGGAAACAAAACAACATAA
- the lysA gene encoding diaminopimelate decarboxylase, protein MQSLFAPYTDSIDFFKGHNPFDLIKKYLSPLYVYNEDVLRTRCRDFKNLSKDSKFTVSYSSKANSNPFLLNIMREEGIDVDVMSPGELCTALAAGYTKEHISYVSNNISSEEMLLGTKNCKIIGLDSLAQLEMFGKVSPNSKVMLRFNPGIGAGHHKKVITAGKETKFGVNPDELPDVQDILKEYNLQLTGINQHIGSLFMEPSSYLQAVEWLLDFAEQLDLKQLEIIDFGGGFGIPYHKHASEPRLDLKQTGEKLDSLLTSFRKKTGYNGSFMIEPGRYIPAESGLVLGTVYSTKQNAETTFVGTDIGFNILARPMLYDAYHEIEVFRENYDKEEAVEFIPQTITGNICESGDILAKMRNLPEINEGDLVALLDAGAYGFSMSSNYNMRLRPAELLITSSGKLELIRKRQSITDLFNSIEIKNPSKDLTTLLNTVIS, encoded by the coding sequence ATGCAAAGTTTATTCGCACCATATACTGATTCAATAGATTTTTTTAAAGGACACAACCCCTTTGATTTAATCAAAAAATATCTAAGTCCTCTTTATGTATACAATGAAGATGTTTTAAGAACTCGCTGTCGAGATTTTAAAAACCTATCTAAAGACTCAAAGTTTACCGTCAGTTATTCATCAAAAGCCAACAGCAATCCTTTTTTGCTTAATATTATGCGAGAAGAAGGAATCGACGTTGATGTAATGTCTCCGGGCGAGCTTTGTACCGCCTTAGCCGCAGGATACACAAAAGAACATATCAGTTATGTTTCTAACAATATCTCAAGCGAAGAAATGCTCTTAGGAACAAAAAATTGTAAAATAATCGGTCTTGATTCTCTGGCACAACTTGAAATGTTTGGAAAAGTTTCACCAAACTCAAAAGTAATGTTGCGTTTTAATCCCGGAATAGGAGCAGGACACCATAAAAAAGTTATCACGGCAGGAAAAGAAACCAAGTTTGGAGTCAACCCCGATGAGCTTCCTGATGTACAAGACATTTTAAAAGAATATAATCTACAACTTACAGGCATAAACCAACATATTGGCTCTTTGTTTATGGAGCCAAGTTCTTACCTTCAAGCTGTAGAATGGTTGCTTGATTTTGCCGAACAACTCGATTTAAAACAGCTTGAAATCATTGATTTTGGAGGCGGTTTTGGAATTCCTTATCATAAACACGCCTCAGAACCACGCCTTGATTTAAAACAAACAGGGGAAAAACTTGATTCTCTTCTTACAAGTTTCCGCAAAAAAACAGGCTATAACGGCTCATTTATGATAGAACCCGGGCGTTATATTCCTGCGGAATCAGGTTTGGTTTTAGGAACAGTATATTCAACCAAACAAAACGCCGAAACAACGTTTGTTGGAACCGATATTGGGTTTAATATTCTTGCCCGCCCCATGCTTTATGATGCCTATCACGAAATAGAAGTATTTCGTGAAAATTACGATAAAGAAGAGGCTGTGGAGTTTATTCCGCAAACAATAACGGGAAATATCTGTGAAAGCGGAGATATTTTGGCAAAAATGCGTAATTTGCCGGAAATAAATGAGGGCGATCTTGTTGCTTTGTTAGATGCGGGGGCTTATGGTTTTTCCATGAGTTCAAATTATAATATGCGCCTGCGTCCTGCCGAACTTCTTATTACAAGCTCAGGGAAATTGGAACTTATTAGAAAAAGACAAAGTATCACCGATTTGTTTAATTCAATTGAAATAAAAAATCCCTCAAAAGATTTAACTACTCTGCTTAATACAGTGATAAGTTAA
- the argB gene encoding acetylglutamate kinase, whose translation MKNIQAQAKLLMEFLPYIRKFKGETIVIKYGGHAMTNEALQKAFALNIALLQYVGINVVVVHGGGPQIGKMLEQLNINSTFRQGLRVTDDATMNVVEMVLVGRVNKEIVNALNQSGVKAVGLSGKDGQMIKARKMEMVIHNPAHQAPEIIDLGKVGEVMFIDTKLIHALLRDSYVPVIAPVGGDEEGETYNINADAVAGAVAGALKAKRLLLLTDVAGIMDKDKKLLNSLDISSVLSLFEDGTLQGGMIPKVKCALEALQDGVEKVIITDGRVENGILLELFTDHGVGTELVRKKA comes from the coding sequence ATGAAAAATATTCAAGCTCAAGCTAAATTATTAATGGAATTTTTACCTTATATTCGCAAGTTTAAAGGCGAAACAATCGTAATAAAATACGGCGGACACGCCATGACAAACGAAGCCTTGCAAAAAGCTTTTGCCTTAAATATTGCCTTATTGCAGTATGTGGGAATCAACGTTGTGGTCGTTCACGGTGGTGGCCCTCAAATTGGAAAAATGCTTGAACAGCTTAATATAAATTCTACCTTTCGCCAAGGCTTAAGGGTTACCGATGATGCCACCATGAATGTTGTTGAAATGGTCTTAGTCGGAAGAGTAAACAAAGAAATCGTCAACGCCCTTAACCAAAGTGGCGTTAAAGCCGTTGGTCTTTCCGGTAAAGACGGACAGATGATTAAAGCACGCAAAATGGAAATGGTCATACACAACCCAGCACACCAAGCACCGGAAATTATTGATCTTGGTAAAGTCGGCGAAGTTATGTTTATCGACACCAAACTGATTCATGCCCTTTTACGAGACAGCTATGTTCCTGTTATCGCTCCCGTTGGCGGCGATGAAGAAGGCGAAACTTATAATATTAATGCCGATGCCGTTGCCGGAGCGGTTGCCGGGGCTTTAAAAGCCAAACGACTGTTATTGTTAACAGACGTTGCCGGAATTATGGATAAAGACAAAAAATTGCTTAACTCTTTGGATATTTCAAGCGTATTGAGTTTATTTGAAGACGGAACTCTGCAAGGTGGTATGATTCCTAAAGTAAAGTGTGCCTTAGAAGCCCTGCAAGACGGAGTGGAAAAGGTAATTATCACTGACGGAAGAGTAGAAAACGGCATCTTATTAGAGCTTTTTACCGACCACGGCGTAGGCACGGAGCTTGTTCGTAAAAAAGCGTAA
- the hslU gene encoding ATP-dependent protease ATPase subunit HslU translates to MSHLTPREIVQELDKYIIGQGDAKRMVAIAMRNRWRRQHLDKELKDEVSPKNIIMIGPTGVGKTEIARRLAKLSGAPFIKVEATKYTEVGYVGRDVESMIRDLMEIGVNLVKKEAAEAVKERAELLAEERLLDLLLPPKPKVNYIQPNNDSNVDFVAYGDGRPPLPTTQLSDEQNTNTTASSESNSTREKLRSLWKAGKLNDREVEMEVETATVGIEILSVPGLEQVGDQMKDLFGKAFPAKRQTKRFKIGTAYENLIQQESEKLIEHDKVIETAKERVEQGGIIFLDEIDKIAVANSANRGSDVSREGVQRDLLPIVEGSTVNTKYGMIKTDHILFIAAGAFHYAKPADLIPELQGRFPLRVELEALGKDEFLRILQEPENSLVKQYSALLKTENVELDFSSDALVEISAFAEETNKNTENIGARRLYTIMEHILSDLSFEAPDKNGEKITIDSNYVKEHLTDVREDKDLSRYIL, encoded by the coding sequence ATGAGTCATTTAACACCTCGCGAAATAGTACAAGAATTAGATAAATATATCATTGGACAAGGTGATGCAAAACGTATGGTCGCAATTGCCATGCGTAATCGTTGGCGTAGACAACACCTTGATAAAGAGCTTAAAGACGAAGTTTCTCCTAAAAATATTATTATGATAGGACCAACAGGCGTCGGAAAAACAGAAATAGCCAGACGCTTGGCAAAATTAAGCGGGGCTCCTTTTATCAAAGTAGAAGCTACGAAATATACCGAAGTCGGTTACGTTGGTCGAGATGTTGAATCAATGATCCGTGATTTAATGGAAATAGGCGTAAACTTAGTAAAAAAAGAAGCCGCCGAAGCCGTAAAAGAGCGTGCCGAATTACTCGCCGAAGAACGCCTATTAGATCTTCTTTTACCACCAAAACCAAAAGTAAATTATATTCAACCAAACAATGATTCAAACGTTGATTTTGTCGCTTACGGAGACGGACGACCACCCCTTCCGACAACACAATTATCTGATGAACAAAATACAAACACCACAGCATCAAGTGAAAGTAATTCAACCAGAGAAAAATTGCGTTCACTTTGGAAAGCGGGTAAGTTAAATGACCGTGAAGTTGAAATGGAAGTTGAAACAGCTACGGTTGGCATTGAAATTTTGTCTGTTCCCGGTTTAGAACAAGTTGGCGATCAGATGAAAGACCTTTTTGGAAAAGCGTTTCCGGCAAAGCGTCAAACAAAACGCTTTAAAATTGGAACCGCCTATGAAAATTTAATCCAACAAGAAAGCGAAAAGCTAATAGAACACGATAAAGTAATTGAAACTGCCAAAGAAAGAGTTGAACAAGGCGGTATCATATTCCTTGACGAAATAGACAAAATTGCCGTTGCCAACAGTGCAAATCGTGGTTCAGACGTATCTCGCGAAGGTGTTCAAAGAGATTTATTGCCTATCGTAGAAGGCAGTACGGTGAATACTAAATACGGAATGATCAAAACAGATCATATTTTATTTATCGCCGCCGGTGCGTTCCATTATGCCAAACCCGCAGATTTAATTCCAGAATTACAAGGACGCTTTCCGTTAAGAGTTGAACTTGAAGCTTTGGGAAAAGATGAATTTTTACGCATTTTACAAGAACCGGAAAATTCTTTGGTAAAACAATATTCTGCCCTATTAAAAACAGAAAACGTAGAACTTGACTTTAGCTCTGATGCGTTGGTAGAAATCTCTGCTTTTGCCGAAGAAACCAATAAAAACACGGAAAATATCGGGGCAAGAAGGTTATATACAATTATGGAACATATTTTGTCCGACCTGTCTTTTGAAGCTCCCGATAAAAATGGAGAAAAAATTACTATCGACAGCAACTATGTGAAAGAACATTTGACAGACGTGCGTGAAGATAAAGATTTAAGCCGTTATATATTATAA
- a CDS encoding glycosyltransferase family protein yields the protein MPNNQRKIRLQVYSEIGLKQSLSSGEEAFILRSVSNNNTATKNINIPKAILILGLGDDPKYLETLLNKYHKQNIPIYYIENDDFLKQMSAEYLANIPSYLKRINKEDLEEILQHKTLIIQYQQADTLFPSFWWSIINKIEIYQDNASSFQKTTEKTLFLVSSEKNLLHFELTNAFQNAGFKIIHIEKDCTHLNLKTLIYQHKPSLYFSLNCEGFGTFGEKFFLLRELGVECASWFVDNPWNIITLLKSKFWQELYLFCTDNSLIPDLKKLGTKNITHLPLACDSDIFKAKSENQDSLFKFDKNKDSLKNSFKNHESRLIFVGNSAFPNKVGFFSGLKIPIEIEREAEQFYTNSQGERPDFFWWLKKLNIQLSLNNKNFRLAAFGADNSSALWRMNCINALSLYNPLVYGDSAWKNLLPPSVKVNPPVDYYSQLPTLYKKSMFTLNATSFLLPQGLNQRCFDVWSSGGFLITDYHKGMDIFPSDMVKRISFHKKNEILPLLDSFLENSKLYFELKDEWNALILKEHSYKQRIDCILKQIFD from the coding sequence ATGCCAAATAATCAAAGAAAAATCAGACTTCAAGTCTATTCAGAAATTGGGTTAAAACAAAGTTTAAGCTCAGGAGAAGAAGCTTTTATTCTACGCTCTGTTTCAAACAATAATACTGCAACAAAAAATATAAATATTCCAAAGGCTATTTTAATCTTAGGGCTTGGCGACGACCCTAAATATCTTGAAACCTTACTAAATAAATATCACAAACAAAATATTCCAATTTATTATATAGAGAATGATGATTTTTTAAAGCAAATGAGTGCTGAATATTTAGCTAATATTCCTAGCTATTTAAAACGTATTAATAAAGAAGATTTAGAAGAGATACTTCAACACAAAACTCTTATTATACAATATCAACAAGCCGACACTCTTTTTCCATCATTTTGGTGGAGCATTATAAATAAAATCGAAATTTATCAAGATAATGCCTCATCTTTTCAAAAAACCACAGAAAAAACTTTGTTTTTAGTTAGTTCAGAAAAAAATCTTTTACATTTTGAACTGACAAACGCCTTTCAGAACGCCGGTTTTAAGATAATTCATATAGAAAAAGATTGTACGCACTTAAATCTAAAAACCCTTATCTATCAGCATAAACCGAGTTTATATTTCAGTTTAAATTGTGAAGGGTTTGGCACTTTCGGAGAAAAATTTTTCTTACTCCGAGAACTCGGCGTTGAATGTGCCTCTTGGTTTGTAGATAATCCATGGAACATTATAACTCTTTTAAAGTCTAAATTTTGGCAAGAACTTTATTTGTTTTGCACAGACAACAGTTTAATTCCCGATTTAAAAAAACTTGGAACAAAAAATATTACCCATCTTCCCTTGGCTTGTGATTCGGATATTTTTAAAGCTAAGTCCGAAAACCAAGACTCTCTATTCAAGTTTGATAAAAATAAAGATTCTTTAAAAAACAGCTTTAAAAATCATGAATCACGCCTGATTTTTGTGGGAAATTCCGCCTTTCCCAATAAAGTCGGCTTTTTCTCCGGATTAAAAATACCTATAGAAATCGAACGAGAAGCGGAACAATTTTATACAAACAGCCAAGGAGAACGCCCTGACTTTTTTTGGTGGCTTAAAAAATTAAATATTCAGCTTAGTTTAAACAATAAAAACTTTCGTCTCGCCGCCTTTGGTGCCGATAATAGCTCGGCTTTATGGCGTATGAATTGCATTAACGCTCTTTCCTTATATAATCCGCTTGTATATGGAGACTCAGCTTGGAAAAACTTACTTCCGCCAAGTGTAAAAGTTAACCCTCCTGTTGACTATTACTCTCAATTACCAACACTCTATAAGAAAAGTATGTTTACCTTAAATGCAACAAGCTTTTTATTACCTCAAGGCTTAAACCAACGTTGTTTTGATGTTTGGAGTAGTGGCGGTTTTTTAATCACAGATTATCACAAAGGCATGGATATTTTTCCATCTGATATGGTCAAACGGATCAGCTTTCATAAAAAAAATGAAATCTTGCCTCTACTTGACTCTTTTTTGGAAAATTCCAAACTCTATTTTGAGCTCAAAGATGAGTGGAACGCTCTTATTTTAAAAGAACATTCTTATAAACAGCGTATAGATTGTATATTAAAGCAAATTTTTGATTGA
- a CDS encoding RlmE family RNA methyltransferase has product MKKYRDYYFLQAKKDNYPARSVYKLKEIEDKLKLFKKGMKVLDLGAAPGSWSLCAGELVGFSGKVLGVDLQETHTAFPVNVKFMQGDVFELSPEIEEAIKQLEPFDIIMSDMAPRTIGNKFTDQMRSADLCREALERAKQHLLPEGAFIVKIFMGPEYEAFVKEMRCVFDKVKTVKPKSSRSESKEIFIVGLGFKKELCD; this is encoded by the coding sequence ATGAAAAAATATCGTGATTATTATTTTTTGCAAGCCAAGAAAGACAATTATCCGGCTCGTTCGGTATATAAACTAAAAGAAATTGAAGATAAACTCAAACTTTTTAAAAAGGGTATGAAAGTCTTAGATTTAGGAGCTGCTCCCGGGTCTTGGAGCTTATGTGCCGGAGAGCTTGTCGGCTTTAGCGGAAAAGTGCTTGGAGTTGATTTACAAGAAACCCATACGGCCTTTCCCGTTAATGTTAAGTTTATGCAAGGTGATGTCTTTGAACTTAGCCCGGAGATAGAAGAAGCGATTAAACAACTTGAACCTTTTGATATTATTATGAGTGATATGGCTCCTCGTACTATTGGCAATAAATTTACCGATCAGATGCGTTCTGCTGACTTATGTCGAGAGGCTTTAGAGCGGGCGAAACAACATTTATTGCCTGAGGGTGCTTTTATCGTAAAAATTTTTATGGGGCCTGAATATGAGGCATTTGTGAAGGAAATGCGTTGTGTTTTTGATAAAGTTAAGACTGTTAAGCCCAAAAGTTCTCGCTCGGAAAGTAAGGAAATTTTTATCGTAGGGTTAGGATTTAAAAAAGAGCTTTGCGATTAA
- a CDS encoding YebC/PmpR family DNA-binding transcriptional regulator, with the protein MAGHSKWKNIQHRKGRQDAKKGKDFTKAAKEIIIAAKSGGDPNYNPRLRAAIAAAKEVNLPKDKIDTAIRKGTGEEAGGDLAEITYEGYGPGGVAILVEVATDNRNRTVAEVRSIISKGGGSMGEAGCVSWMFERKGVFSVDKKKYTEDELMEAGLEAGIDDVIDSDDTWELHCKAVDFDNLRQALENAKIVVLDSQLAMIPQNTIAVDIEVARKLLKLIDTLEDNDDVQNVFSNFDIPEELLSEL; encoded by the coding sequence ATGGCCGGACATAGTAAATGGAAAAATATTCAACATCGTAAAGGTCGTCAAGACGCAAAAAAAGGTAAAGATTTTACCAAGGCGGCAAAAGAAATCATTATTGCTGCTAAATCAGGCGGAGACCCGAACTATAACCCTCGCTTGCGTGCAGCGATTGCAGCAGCGAAAGAAGTTAACCTACCTAAAGATAAAATAGACACAGCTATTCGCAAGGGTACGGGCGAAGAAGCTGGCGGAGACCTTGCCGAAATTACTTATGAAGGTTACGGTCCGGGCGGTGTTGCGATTTTAGTCGAAGTTGCAACAGATAACCGTAATCGTACGGTCGCCGAAGTACGCAGTATTATTTCTAAGGGCGGTGGCTCTATGGGTGAAGCCGGCTGTGTTTCTTGGATGTTTGAACGTAAAGGCGTATTTTCCGTTGATAAAAAGAAATATACCGAAGATGAACTTATGGAAGCAGGTCTTGAAGCCGGTATTGATGATGTGATTGATAGCGATGATACTTGGGAATTGCATTGTAAAGCGGTTGATTTTGATAATTTGCGCCAGGCTTTGGAAAATGCCAAAATCGTTGTGCTTGACTCTCAACTTGCAATGATTCCGCAAAATACCATTGCCGTTGATATCGAAGTTGCCAGAAAATTACTTAAACTTATTGATACACTTGAAGATAATGATGATGTTCAAAATGTATTCTCTAATTTTGATATTCCTGAAGAATTGTTGTCGGAACTCTAA
- the ruvC gene encoding crossover junction endodeoxyribonuclease RuvC has product MNKDIKVIGIDPGSQNMGWGIVQESSGVLKLVACGIIRPKAKEFSLRLGEIFSELIEILKLHKVDEASVEDIFTHKNVSSALKLGQARGVAIAACALYKLPVYSFEPRVIKKNLVGNGGAEKSQVSFMVSRLLGVKEDWGVDAGDALAAAICHLNSRRMTLLTKR; this is encoded by the coding sequence ATGAATAAAGATATTAAAGTAATAGGAATAGACCCCGGCTCGCAAAACATGGGCTGGGGTATTGTTCAAGAAAGTTCAGGTGTGTTGAAACTTGTTGCTTGTGGAATTATACGTCCAAAGGCAAAAGAGTTTTCTTTGCGTTTAGGTGAAATTTTTTCTGAACTTATTGAAATATTAAAACTTCATAAAGTAGATGAGGCAAGCGTAGAAGATATTTTTACCCATAAAAATGTTTCATCTGCTTTAAAACTCGGGCAAGCCAGAGGCGTGGCGATTGCGGCTTGTGCCTTATATAAATTACCTGTATACAGTTTTGAACCAAGAGTGATAAAAAAAAATTTGGTTGGAAACGGGGGTGCTGAAAAAAGCCAAGTTTCTTTTATGGTTTCACGCTTACTTGGAGTAAAAGAAGATTGGGGCGTTGACGCAGGAGACGCTTTGGCGGCGGCTATTTGTCATTTAAACAGCCGACGCATGACTCTATTGACTAAAAGATAA
- the ruvA gene encoding Holliday junction branch migration protein RuvA, with product MLAYIEGRLLETTTNSAILLSAGGVGYEVFMTSASLSQLPNKGETVCVYLYTVVREDALELYGFFSWDERQTFILLTSISKVGAKTALSILATFRPDDLRKIVLEDNIEALTRVSGIGKKTAQHVFLELKYKLKTDDISSGSMILSGSSPSVLREAVTGLLNLGYAEEEAEKTVREVLSSTPELDVSGALRAALKKLASLSGRR from the coding sequence ATGCTCGCTTATATTGAAGGACGTTTACTGGAAACAACAACAAATTCGGCTATTTTACTTAGTGCCGGTGGTGTTGGTTATGAAGTTTTTATGACGAGTGCAAGTCTGTCTCAATTGCCAAATAAAGGTGAAACTGTTTGTGTTTATCTTTATACTGTGGTTAGAGAAGACGCTCTTGAATTATATGGTTTTTTTAGTTGGGACGAACGCCAAACTTTTATTTTGTTAACTTCAATTTCCAAAGTTGGAGCAAAAACCGCTTTAAGTATTCTAGCAACTTTTCGTCCTGATGATTTAAGAAAAATTGTTTTGGAAGACAATATTGAGGCTTTAACCAGAGTTTCGGGAATTGGTAAGAAAACGGCACAGCATGTCTTTTTAGAGCTGAAATATAAGCTTAAAACAGATGATATTAGTAGTGGTTCTATGATCTTAAGCGGCTCGTCTCCGTCTGTTTTAAGAGAGGCGGTAACAGGTTTGTTAAACTTGGGTTATGCTGAAGAGGAAGCAGAAAAAACTGTTAGAGAAGTTTTAAGCTCTACCCCTGAGCTTGATGTTTCCGGGGCTTTAAGAGCCGCCTTAAAGAAACTTGCCTCGTTATCTGGGCGAAGATAA
- the ruvB gene encoding Holliday junction branch migration DNA helicase RuvB — protein MTHSDQGVETSNIHNIDETIRPKRLDDFIGHKALRENLKVYIQAALERGQALDHTIFYGNPGLGKTTLAQIMASELGVNLVSTSGPVLERSGDLAAILTNLGKHDILFVDEIHRMPISVEEVLYPAMEDFKLDLVVGQGPAARTVKIDLEPFTLVGATTRIGLLSSPLRDRFGVIQRLEFYTPDELAKIVTRTARILKVKISPDGALEIGKRSRGTPRIANRLLRRVRDFCAVNGAKKLGVEEASQALERMDVDEIGLDYMDRKMLQVLIEFYNGGPVGLKTLATACSEDVRTLEDIYEPYLIQCGFLQRTPRGRIATPKAYLHLKTGLLK, from the coding sequence ATGACGCATTCCGATCAGGGTGTGGAAACCTCAAATATACATAATATTGATGAGACTATTCGTCCGAAAAGGCTTGATGACTTTATAGGACACAAAGCACTCAGAGAAAACCTTAAAGTCTATATCCAAGCCGCCTTAGAACGAGGTCAGGCTTTGGATCATACTATTTTTTATGGTAATCCCGGTCTTGGAAAAACAACTCTGGCTCAAATTATGGCGTCAGAACTTGGGGTTAATCTTGTATCAACTTCCGGTCCTGTCTTGGAACGTAGCGGAGACTTGGCGGCGATTTTAACCAACTTGGGTAAACACGATATTCTCTTTGTTGATGAAATTCACCGTATGCCTATCAGTGTTGAAGAAGTTCTTTACCCAGCTATGGAAGATTTTAAATTAGACTTGGTCGTAGGGCAAGGACCGGCGGCAAGAACCGTTAAGATTGACCTTGAACCTTTTACTTTAGTTGGGGCAACAACACGCATCGGTTTGTTGTCTTCTCCTTTGCGAGATCGTTTTGGCGTAATACAGCGCTTAGAGTTTTATACGCCTGATGAACTTGCAAAAATAGTTACGCGTACAGCTCGTATTTTAAAAGTAAAAATTAGTCCTGATGGTGCTTTGGAAATTGGTAAACGTTCTAGGGGAACTCCGCGTATTGCCAACAGACTTTTACGCCGTGTCAGAGATTTTTGTGCGGTTAACGGAGCCAAAAAACTTGGTGTGGAAGAAGCTTCGCAGGCTTTGGAGCGTATGGACGTTGATGAAATCGGTTTGGATTATATGGACAGAAAAATGTTACAAGTTTTGATAGAGTTTTACAATGGTGGTCCTGTTGGTTTAAAGACTTTGGCAACGGCTTGTTCGGAAGATGTCCGTACTTTAGAAGATATTTATGAACCATATTTGATTCAGTGTGGTTTTTTACAGCGTACCCCAAGAGGCAGAATAGCAACACCCAAAGCGTATCTTCATTTAAAGACAGGGCTTTTAAAATAA